Part of the Cryptosporangium arvum DSM 44712 genome, GGCGACTTCTACGTGTGGAGCGACGACGACTCGAAGTACGCCGACGCGCGGATCATCTTCATCGACACCGAGTCGTCGAACTGGACCTACGACCCGGTCCGCGGGCAGTTCTACTGGCACCGGTTCTTCAGCCACCAGCCCGACCTGAACTTCGAGAACGAGGCCGTCCAGGAGGCCATGCTCGACGTCCTGCGGTTCTGGCTGGACCTCGGCATCGACGGTTTCCGCCTGGACGCCGTGCCCTACCTCTTCGAGGAGGAGGGCACCAACTGCGAGAACTTGCCGCGCACCCACGAGTTCCTCAAGCGGTGCCGCAAGGTCGTCGAGGACGAGTACCCGGGGCGCGTGCTGCTCGCCGAGGCCAACCAGTGGCCGGCCGACGTCGTCGAGTACTTCGGGGACGCGTCCGTCGGCGGCGACGAATGCCACATGGCGTTCCACTTCCCGCTGATGCCGCGCATCTTCATGGCGGTGCGCCGCCAGTCCCGCTTCCCGATCTCGGAGATCCTGGCCCAGACGCCGGAGATCCCCGACGGCGCGCAGTGGGGCATCTTCCTGCGTAACCACGACGAGCTGACGCTCGAGATGGTGACCGACGAAGAGCGCGACTACATGTACACCGAGTACGCCAAGGACCCGCGGATGCGCGCGAACGTCGGCATCCGCCGCCGGCTCGCCCCGCTGCTCGACAACGACCGCAACCAGATCGAGCTGTTCACCGCGATGCTGCTCTCGCTGCCCGGTTCGCCGGTGCTGTACTACGGCGACGAGATCGGGATGGGCGACAACATCTGGCTCGGTGACCGCGACGGCGTCCGGACGCCGATGCAGTGGACGCCGGACCGCAACGCGGGCTTCTCGGTCTGCGACCCGGGCCGGATCTACCTGCCGGTGATCATGGACCCGATCTACGGCTACCAGGTCACGAACGTCGAGGCCCAGCTCGGCGCGAGCGCGTCG contains:
- the treS gene encoding maltose alpha-D-glucosyltransferase encodes the protein MTISLPHPPRLRAHTPDRSVETAAAHPHTADGHLVEPQSESFKHARQLPLDPDWYKRAVFYEALVRAFSDSDGDGTGDLDGLTAKLDYLAWLGIDCIWLPPFYDSPLRDGGYDISDFRAVLPEFGTVENFVTLLDEAHKRGIRIITDLVMNHTSDQHLWFQESRRDPEGPYGDFYVWSDDDSKYADARIIFIDTESSNWTYDPVRGQFYWHRFFSHQPDLNFENEAVQEAMLDVLRFWLDLGIDGFRLDAVPYLFEEEGTNCENLPRTHEFLKRCRKVVEDEYPGRVLLAEANQWPADVVEYFGDASVGGDECHMAFHFPLMPRIFMAVRRQSRFPISEILAQTPEIPDGAQWGIFLRNHDELTLEMVTDEERDYMYTEYAKDPRMRANVGIRRRLAPLLDNDRNQIELFTAMLLSLPGSPVLYYGDEIGMGDNIWLGDRDGVRTPMQWTPDRNAGFSVCDPGRIYLPVIMDPIYGYQVTNVEAQLGASASLLHWTRRMIEIRQQHQAFPLGSFTDLGGSNPTVLAYVREYVGADGEHDIVICVNNLSRFPQPVELDLGRFRGCTPVELTGRVHFPPIGELPYLLTLPGHGFYWFQLTPHEERG